One segment of Anatilimnocola aggregata DNA contains the following:
- a CDS encoding sensor histidine kinase, whose translation MPTRQNLELGRIRPLRLFVIILILLFSIEVLVMLVLPYLLPISGTKLVEALVDAFLLTGVLAPLLWYLIVKPLQKLAATRQRLLAFALSAQEDERGRIARDLHDSLGQALTGLMIGLRTIEGSSQEEAVQLQARELRRIGSDMHDEVRRLARGLRPAVLDDLGLVPALERYVADLGAAHQIAAKFERDCQEGIKLPADVQTAVYRIVQEAATNAVRHGKSHHVQVKLSCSPAEVTIAICDDGVGFSVSKALRSGQDNCPFGLLSIHERASLLGGEAAITSRPGQGTQVKASFPLQRTVANHG comes from the coding sequence ATGCCCACGCGACAAAATCTCGAACTTGGCCGAATCCGACCGCTCCGGCTGTTCGTGATCATCTTGATCTTGCTCTTCTCGATCGAAGTGTTGGTGATGTTGGTTCTGCCGTATCTGTTGCCCATCAGCGGAACTAAGCTTGTCGAAGCGCTCGTTGATGCATTTTTATTGACGGGGGTGCTCGCGCCGTTGCTGTGGTACTTGATTGTCAAACCACTGCAAAAGCTCGCGGCGACCCGGCAACGACTCTTGGCTTTCGCACTGTCGGCGCAAGAGGATGAGCGCGGTCGCATCGCGCGAGATTTGCACGACAGTCTTGGCCAGGCCTTAACCGGTCTGATGATTGGCTTGCGGACGATCGAAGGCTCTTCACAGGAAGAAGCCGTTCAACTGCAAGCCCGCGAATTACGGCGGATTGGCAGCGATATGCACGATGAAGTTCGCCGCCTCGCCCGCGGCTTACGGCCGGCTGTGCTGGATGACTTGGGCTTGGTTCCCGCGCTTGAACGCTATGTGGCTGATCTCGGGGCCGCACATCAGATCGCTGCTAAGTTCGAACGCGACTGCCAAGAGGGGATCAAGCTTCCCGCGGATGTGCAAACGGCCGTTTATCGAATCGTGCAGGAAGCTGCAACGAACGCGGTGCGACATGGCAAGTCACATCATGTACAAGTCAAATTGAGTTGCTCTCCCGCGGAAGTGACCATTGCAATTTGCGATGACGGGGTAGGCTTCAGTGTATCCAAGGCGCTCCGCTCTGGTCAGGACAATTGTCCCTTCGGCCTGCTGAGTATTCACGAGCGTGCCAGCTTGTTGGGGGGCGAGGCCGCAATTACTTCTCGCCCTGGTCAGGGAACTCAAGTGAAGGCAAGTTTTCCTCTGCAACGGACGGTGGCGAACCATGGCTAA
- a CDS encoding response regulator: MAKIRVLVADDHAVLRSGLKLLINSQSDMQVVGEAGSHEEALRKSRELKPDVLTLDLTMPGGTATKVIETLSRECPATRIVVLTMHDDAAYFRVAMAAGAFGYVVKQSADTELLDAIRCVARGKIYTHVQLATASDRPAVMLVPPNGPTNLLSSLSEREREVLTMVAQGHTNQAVADRLDLSVKTVESYRARLMTKLGLHNRAELTQLAMEAGLLAGSGGQD; the protein is encoded by the coding sequence ATGGCTAAAATTCGCGTGTTGGTGGCAGACGACCATGCTGTGCTCCGCAGCGGGTTGAAGCTACTGATCAATTCACAGTCCGACATGCAGGTTGTCGGCGAGGCGGGAAGTCACGAAGAAGCGCTGCGCAAATCGCGCGAACTCAAGCCAGACGTGTTGACTCTCGATCTGACGATGCCTGGTGGGACCGCCACAAAAGTGATCGAAACGCTGTCGCGTGAGTGCCCCGCAACCAGGATAGTCGTGCTCACGATGCACGATGACGCCGCGTATTTTCGCGTGGCGATGGCCGCCGGTGCGTTTGGTTACGTGGTGAAACAATCGGCAGATACAGAGTTGCTCGATGCGATCCGCTGCGTGGCACGTGGGAAGATCTATACGCACGTGCAACTCGCCACGGCTTCCGATCGGCCTGCAGTCATGCTTGTTCCGCCGAACGGACCGACAAACTTGCTCAGCAGCCTCAGTGAGCGCGAACGGGAAGTGCTGACGATGGTCGCGCAAGGTCACACGAATCAAGCAGTGGCCGATCGGCTCGATCTGAGTGTCAAAACAGTGGAATCGTATCGCGCTCGCCTGATGACCAAGTTAGGTCTTCACAACCGTGCCGAACTCACCCAACTCGCCATGGAAGCCGGCTTGCTCGCTGGTAGTGGGGGGCAAGATTGA
- a CDS encoding PP2C family protein-serine/threonine phosphatase translates to MNGTLIILLGLFLFIDFQRDFADRLRLMRTALDEQARLIEPGIFEHLAISRDSAQEFLNATHLRMNDVEHSRHWIAVHTPQEWLTIGVPEPLQVSVASSLNKVSRGELKLEEAFDGEFLVGSHSGSDFEILVAETYQEVEAGIWSDLRRHTWGVGLILLVGIATLNLVMNAGFLGPLNSLAVAARAVGKGDFGSKIQTVGIRELDYLGAAFNGMREQLADVEKNRATQMHTARLIQEHLLPKSVSVAGFKVAYLFRPTEAIGGDYFDILPLKHGGSIIAIADASGHGVPAALVAAIVKVLLLDAVEYISDPAKILRLIDKRINSLDIPEAFVTMQLVRLFPGTEYIDYASAGHISAWIIQDQIHCLALPSTGPLLGAGIDVGWQTERVAFQNGNRLLLLTDGVIEASLPEGDAFGEARLCETLRGSISAGPDEALGRLHQQLQKHMNGQECIDDVSVILVDPIQST, encoded by the coding sequence TTGAATGGAACTCTGATTATTCTGCTCGGCCTATTTTTATTCATCGACTTTCAACGCGACTTCGCCGACCGCTTACGTTTAATGCGAACGGCACTCGACGAACAAGCGAGACTAATCGAACCAGGCATCTTCGAGCATTTGGCAATTAGCCGGGATTCCGCACAAGAATTCCTGAATGCGACCCATCTTCGTATGAACGACGTTGAGCACAGCCGGCATTGGATCGCTGTTCACACTCCTCAGGAGTGGCTAACGATCGGAGTTCCGGAACCCCTCCAGGTCTCCGTTGCGTCGTCCTTGAACAAGGTTTCTCGCGGTGAACTGAAGCTGGAAGAAGCTTTCGACGGAGAGTTTCTGGTAGGAAGTCATTCAGGCTCCGATTTCGAGATCCTCGTTGCAGAAACCTACCAGGAAGTTGAGGCGGGCATTTGGTCAGACCTGCGCCGACATACCTGGGGAGTTGGACTGATTCTGTTAGTGGGAATTGCCACCTTGAATCTGGTGATGAACGCGGGCTTTCTCGGTCCTTTAAACAGCCTGGCAGTTGCCGCCCGCGCTGTTGGGAAGGGCGATTTTGGCTCGAAGATCCAGACCGTGGGAATTCGAGAGCTGGATTACTTAGGCGCAGCATTCAACGGCATGAGGGAGCAACTCGCCGATGTTGAAAAGAACCGGGCAACGCAAATGCACACTGCTCGCCTGATTCAGGAACATTTACTTCCCAAATCCGTCTCAGTGGCCGGCTTCAAGGTTGCGTACTTGTTTCGGCCGACGGAGGCAATTGGTGGCGATTACTTCGACATTCTGCCGCTAAAGCACGGTGGTTCCATCATTGCAATTGCGGATGCTTCTGGGCATGGTGTACCCGCTGCACTCGTTGCGGCCATTGTCAAAGTGCTGCTGCTCGATGCCGTCGAATATATCTCGGACCCAGCGAAGATCTTGAGGCTTATCGACAAGCGGATCAACAGTCTCGATATACCCGAGGCTTTCGTGACCATGCAGCTGGTCCGCTTGTTTCCCGGAACTGAATACATTGACTATGCCAGCGCCGGGCATATTTCGGCCTGGATCATCCAAGACCAAATTCACTGTCTTGCCTTGCCATCCACTGGGCCCCTTCTCGGCGCGGGAATCGATGTAGGTTGGCAAACCGAACGTGTCGCGTTTCAAAATGGGAATCGTTTACTGCTGCTGACTGATGGAGTGATTGAGGCCTCACTTCCCGAAGGCGACGCCTTTGGTGAAGCAAGGTTGTGCGAGACGTTGAGAGGGTCCATTTCGGCCGGACCCGACGAAGCTCTGGGACGACTGCACCAGCAACTGCAAAAGCATATGAACGGTCAGGAATGTATCGACGACGTCAGCGTCATCCTGGTAGATCCCATTCAGTCAACGTAG
- a CDS encoding heavy metal translocating P-type ATPase has translation MTLPNSPAPSPTSSLSPTAAKASPPVFSAIATAICAALGIAGAVFNSLDFSGAPMWSIAACVSAYLAGGLGPTANALAALRKRELNVDLLMILAAIGAATIGDWLEGVVLLFLFSLSGTLEAFAMYRTTRSIESLIQLRPREAMLVRPGVVDDERVAVESLQIGDVIRVRPGERFAVDGMITEGETWADEATLTGESEPIHKPLGATVFSGTINGQGSVQVRMTKAVADTTLERIVKMVQESQAQKTPTQRFVESWQQPYVVGVLLVATLVFVGAKLIHTASWYDAFYHAMVMLVAASPCAVVVSAPAVLLSAIARAGRHGVLFKGGVHLESLGQVDVIAFDKTGTVTIGKPGVTEIWTPLGVDVARLLCLAATVEQRSEHPLGVPVVAEVRKRGVALSDSPLGDFHSHTGLGVHARIDGIWVGAGREGLFETHGIAIPAVLAEQAQRIREAGQTALLIVTDQESLCGVIGVADQIRPEATATMDALKHLGIRKIVILTGDHERVARSIAATLHADEVRAGLMPDQKVVELRRLAEYGGMVAMVGDGVNDAPALAAASVGIAMGGAGTDVALEVADVVLMRDDLRALPLAVWISHLARRRVRQNMIFAFSMIAVLVISTFFDLPLWLGVLGHEGSTVIVVFNGLRILWEKTPKFS, from the coding sequence ATGACTTTGCCAAATTCACCTGCCCCCAGTCCAACTTCTTCCCTCTCACCCACAGCTGCGAAGGCTTCGCCGCCGGTCTTTAGTGCCATCGCGACCGCCATTTGTGCAGCGCTCGGAATTGCTGGCGCTGTTTTCAACTCGCTGGATTTTTCTGGCGCGCCGATGTGGTCAATCGCAGCCTGTGTGAGTGCTTATCTGGCTGGCGGGCTTGGGCCGACCGCGAATGCACTGGCTGCGTTGCGGAAACGCGAGCTCAATGTCGATCTGCTCATGATTCTCGCCGCGATCGGTGCAGCCACGATCGGCGATTGGCTCGAAGGGGTGGTACTGCTCTTCCTGTTCTCGCTGAGCGGCACGCTGGAAGCGTTTGCCATGTATCGGACGACCCGCTCGATCGAGTCGCTCATTCAATTGCGACCACGCGAGGCCATGCTAGTGCGACCAGGCGTTGTCGACGACGAGCGCGTCGCGGTCGAATCGCTACAAATCGGCGATGTGATTCGGGTCCGACCCGGCGAACGCTTTGCCGTCGACGGTATGATAACGGAGGGAGAGACCTGGGCTGACGAAGCGACGTTGACTGGCGAGAGCGAGCCAATCCACAAACCGCTTGGCGCGACGGTGTTCTCCGGCACGATCAATGGACAGGGTAGTGTGCAAGTGCGAATGACGAAGGCGGTCGCAGACACGACGCTGGAGCGAATCGTCAAGATGGTGCAGGAATCGCAGGCACAAAAGACGCCGACGCAACGCTTTGTCGAGTCCTGGCAGCAACCGTACGTTGTCGGTGTCCTGCTCGTTGCAACGCTGGTGTTCGTAGGGGCCAAGCTCATACATACCGCCAGTTGGTACGACGCGTTTTATCATGCAATGGTGATGCTCGTCGCAGCTTCGCCTTGTGCGGTGGTGGTCAGTGCGCCCGCGGTTTTACTCTCGGCAATTGCCCGCGCTGGTCGGCACGGCGTGCTGTTTAAAGGGGGCGTGCATCTGGAGTCGTTGGGGCAGGTCGATGTGATTGCCTTCGACAAGACTGGGACAGTCACGATCGGCAAACCAGGTGTCACGGAGATTTGGACTCCGCTGGGTGTCGATGTCGCGCGGCTGCTCTGTCTCGCCGCGACCGTTGAGCAACGTAGCGAACATCCGTTAGGAGTGCCGGTGGTCGCTGAAGTCCGCAAGCGCGGCGTGGCTCTTTCTGATTCGCCGCTGGGTGATTTTCACAGCCACACGGGACTTGGTGTGCATGCTCGGATTGATGGAATCTGGGTTGGAGCGGGCCGAGAGGGACTGTTCGAGACGCATGGTATTGCGATTCCTGCAGTGCTCGCCGAACAAGCGCAGCGCATTCGCGAAGCCGGGCAGACGGCTTTGCTAATCGTGACCGATCAGGAATCGCTCTGCGGCGTCATCGGCGTAGCCGATCAGATCCGTCCGGAAGCGACGGCGACCATGGATGCGCTGAAGCACTTAGGAATTCGCAAGATCGTAATTCTGACTGGCGATCATGAGCGAGTGGCCCGCTCGATTGCAGCCACGCTGCATGCCGACGAAGTGCGCGCGGGCTTGATGCCCGATCAAAAGGTCGTTGAACTGCGCCGGCTCGCCGAATATGGCGGAATGGTGGCCATGGTGGGTGATGGCGTCAACGATGCACCTGCGTTGGCAGCAGCGAGCGTGGGAATTGCGATGGGAGGTGCTGGGACAGACGTCGCGTTGGAAGTGGCCGATGTAGTGTTGATGCGCGACGACTTGCGAGCACTGCCGCTGGCTGTTTGGATTAGCCACCTGGCCCGCAGACGAGTTCGCCAAAACATGATCTTCGCGTTCTCGATGATCGCTGTGCTGGTAATTTCAACGTTCTTCGATCTGCCCCTGTGGCTAGGCGTGCTGGGGCACGAAGGAAGCACCGTGATCGTGGTATTCAACGGATTGCGAATTTTGTGGGAGAAAACACCGAAGTTCTCTTGA
- the istB gene encoding IS21-like element helper ATPase IstB — MKSLETKSTVLLKHHLKALRLPSFLEGCEKTAQRCATENVDHLGFLLQLCELELLNREKRASERRLKSARFPNLKSPGDFDFAAQPSLNRVLVAELLRCEFVERRESVIFLGHPGTGKTHLAIALGIAACQRGKRVRFCRVTELITQLMEAREERTLLRMKSSLAKFDLLILDELGYVPASKLGAELLFEVISSAYERQSLIVTTNLPFEQWTEVLGSERLTGAVLDRLTHRCHILESTGESYRLQDARRRRKGSRPKPATSSLSPADETAES, encoded by the coding sequence ATGAAATCTCTCGAAACCAAAAGCACGGTGCTGCTCAAGCATCACTTGAAGGCCCTACGGTTGCCGTCGTTCCTGGAGGGCTGCGAGAAAACGGCCCAGCGGTGTGCGACGGAGAACGTCGATCATCTGGGCTTTCTGCTGCAACTGTGTGAGCTGGAGTTACTCAACCGTGAGAAGCGTGCCAGCGAGCGGCGGCTCAAGTCAGCGCGCTTTCCCAACCTGAAATCGCCTGGTGATTTCGACTTCGCCGCCCAGCCCTCGCTCAATCGCGTGCTGGTGGCAGAACTACTGCGGTGCGAGTTCGTGGAACGCCGCGAGTCGGTGATCTTTCTCGGGCATCCGGGCACGGGGAAGACGCACCTGGCCATCGCGCTTGGCATTGCCGCCTGTCAGCGGGGCAAACGGGTCCGCTTCTGCCGCGTGACGGAACTGATCACGCAACTTATGGAAGCCCGAGAAGAACGGACGCTGCTGCGGATGAAGTCGTCACTAGCCAAGTTCGATCTGCTGATCCTCGATGAACTGGGTTACGTCCCCGCCAGTAAGCTGGGCGCGGAGTTGCTCTTCGAGGTCATCAGTAGCGCTTACGAACGCCAATCGTTGATCGTGACCACCAATCTGCCGTTCGAGCAATGGACCGAAGTCCTGGGCAGCGAGCGCCTGACCGGCGCCGTGCTCGATCGGCTGACACACCGCTGCCACATCCTCGAATCGACCGGCGAAAGTTATCGCTTGCAAGACGCGCGGCGCCGCCGCAAAGGATCGCGCCCGAAACCGGCGACCTCATCCTTGTCACCCGCCGATGAAACGGCAGAATCCTAG
- the istA gene encoding IS21 family transposase — protein MLRDMHNWTEIRRLVLTEKKSKRAVCREFSLHWQTLEKILQHPEPPGYRQRLPRERPKLDPFLPIIHEILEQDKTAPRKQRHTTKRIFDRLRAEHGYTGGITVVGEVVREWRTTTAEVFLPLSHQPGEAQFDFGEAEVVLQGMPTKVAYCVMSLPYSDAFFVQVFPRECTETFQAGHQRAFEFFGGVPRRISYDNSRIAVARFVGKRGDTPTREFLRLQSHYLFEHHFCLVRRPMEKGHTENLIGFARRNFLVPVPRTGSLEVLNAELERQCCEDLERQLRGQPANKATLLAEEQAALLPLPKSGFEARRVEPAQANSLSLVRFDGNDYSVPTQYAHQKVTAIGGLEEVRLVVNDKLVAQHPRDWSKEQVHYNPLHYLALLERKPGGLDFAKPLENWGLPDCFDLLRRRLEADGGAHGRREFIKTLRLLETISLAALTAAIERALEIDVLAVDAIRLLVQQGLEEPTRWFRLDNHPHLQSHSIPPPNLLSYRELTCALTTGGVL, from the coding sequence ATGCTGCGAGATATGCATAACTGGACCGAAATCCGTCGTCTTGTCCTGACCGAGAAGAAATCCAAACGAGCGGTTTGCAGGGAATTTTCCCTTCACTGGCAGACCCTCGAAAAGATCCTGCAGCACCCTGAGCCGCCCGGTTATCGACAACGTCTGCCCCGGGAGCGGCCCAAACTCGATCCGTTCCTGCCGATCATCCACGAGATCCTGGAGCAGGACAAAACGGCGCCCCGCAAGCAGCGCCACACCACTAAACGGATCTTCGACCGCCTGCGTGCCGAGCATGGCTACACCGGCGGGATCACGGTGGTCGGCGAGGTCGTGCGGGAGTGGCGAACGACCACGGCGGAGGTGTTCTTACCCTTGTCGCATCAACCGGGCGAAGCCCAGTTCGACTTCGGCGAAGCGGAGGTGGTGCTGCAAGGCATGCCGACGAAAGTCGCGTACTGCGTCATGTCGTTGCCGTACAGCGACGCGTTCTTCGTGCAGGTCTTTCCTCGCGAATGCACCGAGACGTTTCAAGCGGGCCATCAGCGGGCCTTTGAGTTCTTCGGCGGCGTGCCCCGCCGGATCAGCTACGACAACAGCCGGATTGCTGTGGCCCGGTTCGTGGGGAAACGGGGTGACACGCCGACGCGTGAGTTCCTACGGCTGCAGAGTCATTATCTGTTTGAGCATCACTTCTGCCTGGTGCGACGGCCGATGGAGAAGGGGCATACGGAGAACCTCATCGGTTTCGCGCGGCGGAACTTCCTGGTGCCGGTACCACGGACCGGCAGCCTGGAAGTGCTGAATGCCGAACTCGAGCGGCAGTGCTGTGAAGATCTGGAACGCCAGTTACGCGGACAACCGGCGAACAAAGCCACGTTGTTGGCAGAGGAGCAGGCTGCGTTGTTGCCGCTGCCGAAGTCGGGCTTTGAAGCGCGGCGAGTCGAACCGGCCCAGGCCAACTCTCTTTCCTTGGTTCGCTTCGACGGCAACGATTACTCGGTGCCGACGCAGTATGCTCATCAGAAAGTGACCGCAATTGGCGGCCTGGAGGAAGTTCGGCTGGTCGTTAACGACAAGTTGGTTGCCCAGCATCCACGCGACTGGTCGAAGGAGCAGGTCCATTACAACCCGCTGCATTACCTGGCACTCTTGGAGCGGAAGCCAGGGGGCTTGGACTTCGCGAAACCCCTGGAAAACTGGGGCTTGCCGGACTGTTTCGATCTCCTCCGGCGGCGTCTGGAAGCAGATGGCGGCGCACACGGCCGCCGGGAGTTCATCAAAACCTTGCGGCTGCTGGAGACTATCTCGCTGGCTGCATTAACTGCGGCGATTGAGCGGGCACTGGAGATCGACGTTCTGGCCGTCGATGCGATTCGGCTGCTCGTGCAGCAGGGACTGGAAGAGCCGACGCGGTGGTTTCGGCTGGACAATCATCCGCATCTGCAGTCGCACTCGATCCCTCCTCCCAATCTCCTGTCTTACCGTGAACTGACCTGCGCGCTGACGACGGGAGGTGTGTTATGA